A window of Diospyros lotus cultivar Yz01 chromosome 14, ASM1463336v1, whole genome shotgun sequence contains these coding sequences:
- the LOC127789934 gene encoding AMP deaminase-like, producing MDSYAVHLAMAALVGASFVAVSAYYMHRKTLAQLLEFAKTVERERDRDRDAAEDELGRGDSPQHPRKYTDKRRGQGGGRRKGNGYYRRSSASMPDVVAVSGEVDGGEGRNSPVLVEAVPDGLPRLRSLSEGKSPGQGSLSKRAGHLIRPTSPRSPVASASAFESVEGSDDEDNMTDNAKLDMYIQTNGNADLPNQNNANEEQIQIDASSMMRSHSVSGDLHSVQPDPVAADILRKEPEHETFVRLNITPNEVPLPEETDVYRSLQTCLELRQSYVFREAIPPWDKEHISDPSTPRPHPNPFDYTPEGKSDHYFQMEDGVVQVYKNKDLKEKLFPVADATTFFTDMHDILKIIAAGNIRTLCHHRLVLLEQKFNLHLMLNADREFLAQKSAPHRDFYNVRKVDTHVHHSACMNQKHLLRFIKSKLRKEPDEVVIFRDGTYMTLKEVFESLDLTGYDMNVDLLDVHADKSTFHRFDKFNLKYNPCGQSRLREIFLKQDNLIQGRFLAELTKQVFSDLAASKYQMAEYRISIYGRKMSEWDQMASWIVNNELYSENVVWLIQLPRLYNVYKEMGIVTSFQNILDNIFLPLFEVTVDPDSHPQLHVFLKQVVGFDLVDDESKPERRPTKHMPTPAQWTNIFNPAYSYYVYYCYANLYTLNKLRESKGMTTIKLRPHCGEAGDIDHLAAAFLTAHNIAHGINLRKSPVLQYLYYLAQIGLAMSPLSNNSLFLDYHRNPFPMFFLRGLNVSLSTDDPLQIHLTKEPLVEEYSIAASVWKLTSCDLCEIARNSVYQSGFSHPLKSHWIGKEYYRRGPDGNDIHKTNVPHIRLEFRDMIWREEMQQVYLGAANFPEYLDP from the exons atggATTCGTACGCTGTTCATCTGGCTATGGCGGCTCTGGTCGGAGCGTCGTTCGTGGCGGTCTCGGCCTACTACATGCACCGCAAAACCCTAGCTCAGTTGCTGGAGTTCGCGAAGACGGTTGAGCGGGAACGCGACCGAGACCGGGACGCCGCGGAGGACGAGCTCGGCCGAGGCGATTCCCCGCAGCATCCCAGGAAGTATACCGACAAGCGGCGGGGACAAGGCGGAGGCCGGAGAAAGGGGAACGGCTATTATCGGCGTTCCTCGGCGTCGATGCCGGACGTTGTGGCGGTTTCCGGTGAGGTTGATGGTGGCGAGGGGCGAAATAGTCCTGTTCTAGTTGAGGCCGTCCCGGATGGGTTGCCGAGGCTGCGCTCGCTTTCCGAAG ggaAATCTCCTGGCCAAGGGAGTTTGAGCAAAAGAGCTGGGCATCTAATTAGACCAACTTCTCCCAGGTCTCCTGTTGCTAGTGCTAGTGCTTTTGAAAGTGTAGAAGGATCAGATGATGAGGATAATATGACCGATAATGCTAAACTAGATATGTACATTCAGACTAATGGAAATGCT GATTTACCTAACCAGAATAATGCCAATGAAGAGCAAATCCAGATAGATGCATCAAGTATGATGCGGTCTCACAGTGTATCTGGTGACCTGCACAGTGTTCAACCAGACCCTGTAGCAGCTGATATTCTTAGAAAGGAGCCAGAGCATGAAACCTTTGTACGGCTTAACATCACACCAAATG AGGTACCATTACCTGAGGAAACAGATGTCTATAGGAGTCTGCAAACTTGTCTTGAACTGCGACAAAGTTATGTATTTAGGGAGGCCATTCCTCCATGGGATAAAGAACATATATCTGATCCAAGTACGCCGAGACCCCATCCAAATCCATTTGATTACACTCCTGAGGGAAAATCTGAT CATTATTTTCAGATGGAAGATGGAGTAGTTCAAGTTTACAAAAATAAAGATT TGAAAGAGAAGCTTTTTCCTGTTGCTGATGCTACAACCTTTTTCACTGACATGCACGACATCCTTAAAATAATAGCTGCTGGAAACATCCGGACATTATGTCATCACCGGCTGGTTCTTTTGGAACAA AAATTCAATCTTCATTTGATGCTTAATGCGGATAGGGAGTTCCTAGCACAGAAAAGTGCTCCACATCGTGACTTCTACAACGTCAGGAAAGTTGACACACATGTTCATCACTCAGCATGCATGAACCAGAAACATCTTTTAAGGTTTATAAAGTCCAAGTTGAGGAAGGAGCCAGATGAG GTTGTAATATTTCGAGATGGAACATATATGACGTTGAAAGAGGTTTTTGAGAGTTTGGATCTGActgg ATATGACATGAATGTTGACCTTTTGGATGTTCATGCTGACAAGAGCACCTTTCATCgttttgataaatttaactTGAAGTATAATCCTTGTGGTCAAAGTAGGCTGCGGGAGATTTTCCTGAAGCAAGATAACCTTATCCAAG GTCGTTTCCTTGCTGAACTCACAAAGCAAGTTTTTTCAGATCTTGCTGCAAGTAAATATCag ATGGCTGAATACAGGATATCCATTTACGGTAGAAAGATGAGCGAGTGGGATCAAATGGCAAGTTGGATAGTGAATAATGAATTGTACAGTGAGAATGTTGTTTGGTTGATTCAG CTTCCACGATTATACAACGTGTACAAGGAGATGGGTATTGTGACATCATTTCAGAACATTCTGGACAATATATTTCTTCCTCTGTTTGAGGTTACTGTTGATCCAGATTCACATCCTCAGTTGCATGTTTTCTTGAAACAG GTTGTTGGGTTTGATTTGGTGGATGATGAGAGCAAGCCCGAAAGACGCCCAACAAAACATATGCCCACGCCAGCTCAGTGGACCAATATTTTCAATCCTGCATATTCATACTATGTGTATTACTGTTATGCTAACCTTTACACACTGAACAAG CTTCGGGAGTCGAAGGGCATGACAACTATTAAACTCCGCCCACATTGTGGAGAG GCTGGTGATATTGACCACCTTGCTGCAGCATTTCTAACAGCTCATAATATTGCACATGGAATCAATTTGAGAAAATCTCCTGTGCTTCAATATTTATACTACCTGGCTCAG ATCGGCCTGGCTATGTCTCCTCTAAGTAACAACTCCTTATTTTTGGACTATCATCGGAATCCCTTCCCTATGTTTTTCTTACGAGGCCTCAATGTTTCCCTTTCTACTGATGATCCATTACAAATTCACTTAACGAAAGAGCCTTTGGTGGAAGAATATAGTATAGCAGCTTCT GTTTGGAAGCTGACTTCATGTGATCTGTGTGAAATAGCCCGTAACTCAGTCTACCAATCGGGTTTCTCACATCCTCTGAAG TCACATTGGATTGGGAAGGAGTACTACAGGAGAGGACCTGATGGAAATGATATTCATAAGACAAATGTGCCTCATATCCGACTGGAATTCCGTGATATG ATCTGGAGAGAGGAGATGCAACAAGTTTACCTGGGGGCTGCTAATTTCCCTGAATATCTGGACCCGTAG